The genomic DNA GCGAACCGGTTCTGCAGCACGTTACGGGGATTTTTACAGCCCGGAGATCAGTGTATCATCGGATTTGATCTCGTCAAAAACCCGGCTGTTATCAAACGCGCATACGATGACGGGGAGGGGCTTACGCGGCAATTCAACCTGAACCTGCTCGAGCGAATGAACCGCGAATTGGCGGCAGATTTCAGGGTTGACCATTTTGATCACTATTGCAGCTATGATCCGCTGACCGGATCGGCCAAAAGCTATCTTGTTTGTCTACGCGAGATGGTGGTGCATCTGCCCGGTGCCAGCATACCCTTTGAGAAAGATGAATGTATCTGGACCGAAATATCGCAGAAATACACAAAAAGCCAGGTCCGCCAAATGGCGATCGATAACGGGTTTACCCCTACGGCAGAATTCCTGGATACCAGATCATGGTTTATGGATACAATTTGGACAGCTGTTTAAAGCAAACAAAGTGGAAAAGTTCGATGCAATCATCATAGGCTCCGGGCAGGCAGGCAACCCCCTGGCAAAAAGGCTTGCGGCGGAAGGCAGGCGCGTCGCCCTTGTCGAGTTGGCGTGTATAGGAGGGACTTGCATCAACTGGGGGTGTACGCCCACCAAAACGTTGGTCGGCATCGCGAAAAACGTGTTTCAGGCCCGGGGCGCTGCAAAATATGGCATGCCCCTAAAGAAGCACACGCCGGATTTTGAGCTCGTTATGCAGCGGGTGAACCATGTTGTAAGCCATTTCCGGGAAGGATTGGAAAACGCCTTGCGCCAGACCCCGAATCTGACTTGCTACCATGGAAAGGCCCGTTTCGCTGGCTATAAGGAAGTCCGTGTGCAGTTAGCCGATGGGCGCTTCACAGCGATGACGGCCGAGTTGATATTTATCAACACGGGAGCCCGGGCCCGGGTCCCTGACCTGGAAGGGTTGCCAGCCGTCAACTTTCTTACCTCCGCGACCGCCTTGGCCCTGAAACAGCAGCCAAACCATTTGATCATTGTTGGAGGGGGCTATGTTTCACTTGAATTTTCACAGATTTTCCGGCGGCTGGGCAGCCAGGTGACGATACTGGAAAAGTCTTCCGGCCTATTACCGAAGGAAGATGAGGATGTGGGCTTGCTGCTTACCCGGATGCTGGAAGGGGAAGGCGTGGAAATCCGGACGGACGCAACCATCACACGGGTGAGCGCAGGTGCGCAGGAGTCGGTGCAGCTAGAGATTTTGTCTGCCGGGAAATCCTCCACACTTCAGGGCACCCACCTTTTAGTGGCTACGGGCAGAATTCCCAACACCGAAGAGTTGGGTTTGGAAAAAACAGGTATCCGGCTTGACGGAAAAGGATATATTCCGGTGAACAGCCACCTGGAAACAAGCCAGGCGGGTATTTACGCGCTGGGCGATGTAAAGGGCG from Pontibacter liquoris includes the following:
- a CDS encoding mercuric reductase, producing the protein MEKFDAIIIGSGQAGNPLAKRLAAEGRRVALVELACIGGTCINWGCTPTKTLVGIAKNVFQARGAAKYGMPLKKHTPDFELVMQRVNHVVSHFREGLENALRQTPNLTCYHGKARFAGYKEVRVQLADGRFTAMTAELIFINTGARARVPDLEGLPAVNFLTSATALALKQQPNHLIIVGGGYVSLEFSQIFRRLGSQVTILEKSSGLLPKEDEDVGLLLTRMLEGEGVEIRTDATITRVSAGAQESVQLEILSAGKSSTLQGTHLLVATGRIPNTEELGLEKTGIRLDGKGYIPVNSHLETSQAGIYALGDVKGGPAFTHVSYHDYVVVADHLFDQQASPPHNRLLPYCIFTDPELGRIGLTEKEAGEMGLDFSVTKMNTSAIARAVETGETTGFVKALVDNKSRKILGVAVISAGGGELMSLFQIAMQGGLTYDQLRDTMFAHPTYAEAINNLFSPEHLQPGIPS